From the Puniceicoccus vermicola genome, the window AGAGAATAGTAGCTCAGCGCCGCAGCCTGACTGAACAGCTTGTTTCCGTTAATTCCCCGAGAGACGATCGTGAGAATCCGCAGCAAGGCGAAGGAACGGGCTCGCCGACCGGTTTCCTCCAGAGCTCCGCGTGACCAGATTTCCCGCTCCAACAAAGACGTTACCGATTTGATGAGCTTCTTAGCCTTTTGGATGATTCCGTCTTGGTCTGGATCTTTTTTTGACAATCTCTTGGTGGTTCAGGTGGGTGAAACGTCGGTGGCTTGGATTATTCTTAAAACGCGATTCCTTGGAACCAAGCTAGCCAGATCATTACTCCGGCTCCTCCGAGTGCAAGTAGAGAGAAGAAGGCCGTGGTGGAAAAACGGGCACAGAGAGTCGCCCCCAATAGCCCGATTTGTAGAGCGGACATCGCACCCATCGCTTCCCATTCCATCCGAGAGTAAAAGAGATAGAAAAAGAAGCCGAGGCCAATTCCTGCTCGGAGTCGCAGGAGGGGGAAAAGACCCGTTTGGCCGAGACCTATTCCGATGGCGAGAAATAGGTCGACGATGGCAAAGAAGAAAATCCAATTCTCGAGGAGGAAGTCCAGAGAGTAGTCCCCGCTCTGGAACATTCCATAAATGGTTTCCCAGTAGGGTTGGACAATGACGGAAATGCCCATCAAGAGGGAGAGAACGATGCCGGGGAGCAGTACAGCGACCGCGCGCTCGCGAGATTTTTTGAGGCGTTGGACGTGACGGGTTTGCTCGGTCTTTCCTTCGGCGGCAGCCAACATCCGATCCACGTCTCCAGATTCGTCATAGGGAGAGGCCTGCGGCTCGGCGGCCTCGGATTTGGAGGGGACTTTCTCCCTCTTCCTCTTTCCGGATTCCACTGAAGTTTCTTCGGAGGCAACCGTGTCCTCAGGAGGGGGTGCTTTCGGTTTATTGGCAGAGCGAAGC encodes:
- a CDS encoding DUF4339 domain-containing protein; this encodes MDEYYVRAPQAEQADGPFTIEQLRELASSEIIQSETLYYVEGMDDFAPFSENPELWNQVSSTSAEKPKALKLRSSQPASPEPPPTSAPSEETTPAAPEEPPPAAHQYFVRAPESETADGPFSLGQLRELADSKVITDSTLYFYEGMEDFAPIESNPALWGEIKPAAKPALKLRSANKPKAPPPEDTVASEETSVESGKRKREKVPSKSEAAEPQASPYDESGDVDRMLAAAEGKTEQTRHVQRLKKSRERAVAVLLPGIVLSLLMGISVIVQPYWETIYGMFQSGDYSLDFLLENWIFFFAIVDLFLAIGIGLGQTGLFPLLRLRAGIGLGFFFYLFYSRMEWEAMGAMSALQIGLLGATLCARFSTTAFFSLLALGGAGVMIWLAWFQGIAF